The stretch of DNA ACACCCTTACATGGATATGGACCTATCTAACGGCCCATTTGAATATTCGGAGAGAGGGTCTATCCATGGGCTGCACCTCCCTCAGAGATTAGTCTTGGGCCTTCCATAAGCCTGGGGATTTACTCtgtcttaacaaaaaaaaaaaaaacaacaaaatcgcAACCTTTTTCATCTGtaatttcatctatatataGAATAGGTTATAGGGCTATATTTTCATGGGGAAAAGGGTATACTTCTACTTGTACTTTTCCAAAAGTGTATTTTCATACCCATACTACAATATAGTGTCTATTTTAACCTCAACTCCTTCCAAAACTTAAATTAACTacataaacttttcttttttgagtgAATATCAACATTGACTAAAAGAAACGTTAGTCAACCGTTAAAGCCTTAAAGGCTGACATggcaaaatttttaaaaatcacacaAATTCGGGTCGAACCCGAGACAGTGTAGACAAAAGGAACTGTTCTACCAGTTGAACCAAAGACAATTTCGATTAGCTGttacaaatacatatatttattattacatatatagttatacaGTAGATGCATATTTCTCAAACTCCGAGAAAGAAGCGGGACCATCGTGGAAAGCCTTCACTCAAACCTAATCGCCGACCGTGAGCAACCATGGGAAAGAGGGAGGCGGCCAAGATGATAGATTCGTCGTTGTCAAGACGAGCGCCGCAGCAAACCACTGCCGATTTAGCCTCAGATTTTGTCTCTGACAAAGAAATCAGTTCAGATCTGTTACTTGTGTACAAGGAAAATTGACGGATACGAAAGGATCTGagcagagaaaacaaaagggtgCGTATTACGGCAACGACGAGGAGCACCAGTGACCGGAGAGGCCAACGTGAAACAGATCTGgcaatacatatatttgtttgtaagtttgtaacatTAAATCGAAATTGTCTTTGGTTCAAATGGTCTAAACCCTTCCTCTTGTCTTCATTGTCTCGGGTACGAACCTTCAAATCTAAAGAGTGTAtaaattttgggatttttttaaattttagtttttgtgtgATGACGAAAACGATGTCGTAGTAACTAAGATGCCATGTGTTTTGCCACGTTAGTATCTTTTAACGGTTTGACTAACGTCTCTTTTAGTCAATGTTGATATTCAATCTTAAAGAAAAGTTTATGTAGTTAATTTAAGTTTTGGAAGGAGTTGAGGTTGAAATAGATACTATATTGTAGTATGAGTATGAAAATACACTTTTGGAAATGTACAGGTAGAAATAGAGTCTTTTCCCATATTTTCATGACGTAGTTTACGATATCATAGTCTTTTCCCATATTTTTTGTCGTAACCTATTTAATCTATTTTATATCAATGAAAATTATACTATATGAAAAAGGAAACGACTAAAAATTCTCCTTCCAATGTAACTGCGTCGTTTTAAGGTGAGAAGTACATGTCCCGATGTGAAAATTACAGTCGTACACGTGGCACAATTAGAACCCTCGATCTTCGGCCGTTTAAATGTCCAAAACATTTCAGGTAtgcgaagaagaaaaaaagaaaagaatttaaaaaagaagtaaaagaggaagaaagctTTGAAAGCATCAGCAAGAAGATAGTTTCCGTTACACATTATCTTGGTGTCTCGATTTCGCCTCTGCGAAAGCCAAATTCCCCCCAAATCATCTTCCCAATCTCCCCGTCGATTTGAATTTTGATTCTGTCCGGATCGAAGATTACGCCGTCCGTCGCCGACCGCCGCGTTTTCATCCTCCGACGGCGTTTCCCGCTGTTAAATCCCTTCTCTCGTCTCTGTAAGTGATTCTTCTTTGaacttttctaatttctttcttctttcctatTCTGGATTTGATTTCAGGTGACTGGTTATATTGGATTCTCAAGTATGCGCGTTGTTCCAGTTTCCATAGATGGATTCTGAATAATCTAACAGTTACGATTactgatttttaaaagaagatCTTGGGGTCGGTGATTAGGTTGACTGGATTGAGACGAATGTGTGTTCGTTCATAATCATATGGAGTATTACGATCGACTGTTTAATCTTGTGATCTATATATAATAGGTTCTGTAACATTTAAAGGCCTAGCTAATTCAGTCTCTAATTCTGGTTTCAGTtttagaagaagatgatgggaCCTCCGAGAACACCGTTAAGTAAGATTGACAGGGTTAATAATCCTTATACTCCTGGTGGTTCCAAAGTTACAGAGGAGAAGATTCTTGTCACTATCCGGATGAGACCACTAAATTCGAGGGAACATGCCAAATATGATCTCATTGCATGGGAATGTCCCGATGATCAGACCATCGTCTTTAAGAATCCCAACCCTGAGAGGCCTGCAACGAAATACTCTTTTGGTATTCTCATTTGCTTatctgtctttttcttctttccatttttttttttttggttatattagcTCATTTGCCTTCTTTGTACTTGTAGATAAAGTTTTTGAGCCAACCTGTGCAACACAAGAGGTCTATGAAGGTGGTTCTAGGGACGTTGCACTATCTGCATTAGCAGGAACCAACGGTAAATTGAACAGATATCTCTCAAAATCCCATCATCTAAAGATATCTTTCGTTTTTATTAAGCTTTAGCTATCATCTGGATACGTGAACTCTCTTGTCTTTATTCGTTGCAGCAACTATTTTTGCTTATGGTCAGACCAGCAGTGGCAAGACGTTTACAATGAGGGGTGTTACTGAAAGTGTTGTTAAGGATATATACGAGCATATAAGAAACGTGAGTGACCAAATTTTATGGTTCCTAGTTGTTGTTTTAGTTACGAGGTGATCTGTTATATATGGATATATTGAAATCTATGCAGACTCAAGAAAGGAGGTTCGTCTTGAAAGTATCTGCCTTGGAGATCTATAACGAGACCGTGGTTGACCTTTTAAACCGTGATTCTGGGTACCTTCGGCTGTTAGATGATCCAGAGGTATGTAAAGGGTCAGAAACACTAAGTCGAATGCTCAAAGAGGCATATACTGTCTCGGCTAGTATAAGAATGTTGTCTATATTGCAGAAAGGAACCATTGTGGAAAATCTGGTGGAGAAAGTGGTAGAAAGCAGGCAACATTTACAGCATTTAATTCGCACTTGTGAAGGTAATTCTTCCTGTCACCTGTTCAGATGCTCTGTATCTTTTTATGCATTTGATGATGATAGTACTCTAGGTAGATATGTTGAGCAAAGCCTCAGAATTATGTAGATGACATATCTAAAATATGTCTGATTAATGatatcatctttttctttcatattatgTGATTTTCCATTTGCTGTTACAGATCATCGGCAAGTAGGTGAAACTGCTTTGAACGACCAAAGTTCAAGATCGCATCAGATTATCCGGCTGGTATGATCTATGCTAATGTGATATGCTGCATGATTGAATTAATACTCTAGTTCTTTAATTTCCTAAACACAGACAAGTGGTACCTATTAGACAGTGAAAGTAACCACGTTCCACAATTTCTCATCTTCTGTGCTTTTGATATTCAGACCATCCAGAGCAGTCTCAGGGAAATAGCAGGCTGTGTGCAGTCTTTCATGGCAACTCTGGTAAGTCAATTTATTATCTTTGGGTTGAAGCTTCACTTGGTATTTAAGACAATTTCATTGGTGCAGAATCTTGTTGATCTTGCTGGTAGCGAACGTGCTTGTCAAACAAACGCAGATGGTCTAAGATTGAAGGAAGGAAGCCATATTAACCGTAGTTTATTGACACTTACTACAGTGATCAGAAAACTGAGGTCAGAAAGCACAATACTTTGAACACTATGGTTGTCTTTGGGCATGTCTAAATTACATTTTAGCTTGATGAACATTTATACCGGTACGGCATTTTAAGATATTAGCAAAACATTAATACTTTATATTGCTTAAACTTTGCTTTCCAGTGGCAGCATAAGATTGGAAATGCAAAAGTTAAGGTTctgtattatttaattttgttattttggttgTAGTTCTGGTCGAAGAAGTGATCATGTGCCTTATAGAGACTCAAAGCTGACAAGGATTTTGCAAAATTCACTTGGCGGGAATGCTAGAACAGCAATTATATGTACGATTAGCCCAGCACTGAGCCACGTTGAACAGACAAAAAAGACACTCTCTTTTGCCATGAGTGCGAAGGAAGTCACCAACTGCGCTAAAGTCAACATGGTATGCCACTTAGTTAGATATTTATAGGGGTCTCTCGTTTTGTAGAAACAGGATGATCATATAAAAATTTGCGTTTGTACCCTATAGCTTTTCTTTGGCCTTTCATTGCAAACATAGTTTCGTTCGTGTGTAGCAATCATCATCTTATAGAGAACATATGCAATTATCTACGATTAGATTGAAAGAATTCTAGAAACTGAGCAATCTTTGAAGGTTAATCTGACTGTACAGCTATTCTTCTCTTTCCATGAATTAAGATACAAAATGCATCGATCCGGTTTACCTGTAAAGATATAGTGAGATATATTTTCAAAGCCTTCTTTTTTCCTCTCCCACTAACATTACTTCTTTTGCTTCAAACTTCTTTGTgtttgatgaaaaacaaaatggtgTCGACAGAATATATACCCTTCTGCTGGTACTCATTCTAGGGATGTGATTTTCTGTTGTAGGTTGTCTCAGACAAAAAGTTGCTGAAACATCTGCAGCAAAAAGTAGCCAAACTCGAGTCAGAGTTAAGAAGCCCGGAGTCCAGTTCATCTACCTGCTTAAAGTCTCTGTTAAttgagaaagagatgaaaatcCAACAGGTATGGACCTAGACTTTTAGAACCACATCTACATCTTGAATTATCTCTTCTGCATATTCGAAAATGTGGACCTCACAGACTAAAACAGGTAAACCATATGGGACGTAAActtaatttttaaactaatggCAGATGGAATACGAAATGAAAGAGCTAAAGCGTCAGAGAGACATTGCGCAATCTGAACTTGATCtagaaagaaaagcaaaggaACTGAAGGTATGTGCTTTATGAATTAGCTCCAGTGCTTGTGCTCATGCATGTGCTAATATGAGATTCCAAAATTTTCTGGGATAACTTCAACCTTATGCACACATGCTTATATAATTGGCTACAGGGGTCAAATGAGTGTGAAACTATTTCTCAAGTGGCAAGGTGTCTCTCCTACCATACTGAGGAGGAGTCCATTCCAAGTAATTCTGCTCCGAAAAGCCGCAGAACAACTCGTGGTAGGAGAAAGGATAATGTGAGGCAGTCTTTAACTTCAGCAGATCCAACAGCGCTAGTCCAAGAAATTCGTTTGCTTGAAAAGCATCAAAAGAAATTGGGTGAGGAAGCAAACCAAGCACTGGAGCTAATTCATAAAGAAGTGACATCCCATAAACTGGGTGATCAACAAGCTGCAGAAAAAGTTGCAAAAATGCTGTCAGAAATCCGGGACATGCAGAAGAGCAACCTTATAACCGAGGAAATTGTAGTTGGTGATAAAGCTAACCTGAAGGAAGAAATAACCAGGCTGAATTCTCAAGAAATTGGAGCTTTGGAGAAGAAGCTTGAGACTGTTCAGAACACTATTGACATGCTTGTCTCGTCTTTTCAGACAGATGAACAGACTCCAGATNNNNNNNNNNNNNNNNNNNNNNNNNNNNNNNNNNNNNNNNNNNNNNNNNNNNNNNNNNNNNNNNNNNNNNNNNNNNNNNNNNNNNNNNNNNNNNNNNNNNNNNNNNNNNNNNNNNNNNNNNNNNNNNNNNNNNNNNNNNNNNNNNNNNNNNNNNNNNNNNNNNNNNNNNNNNNNNNNNNNNNNNNNNNNNNNNNNNNNNNNNNNNNNNNNNNNNNNNNNNNNNNNNNNNNNNNNNNNNNNNNNNNNNNNNNNNNNNNNNNNNNNNNNNNNNNNNNNNNNNNNNNNNNNNNNNNNNNNNNNNNNNNNNNNNNNNNNNNNNNNNNNNNNNNNNNNNNNNNNNNNNNNNNNNNNNNNNNNNNNNNNNNNNNNNNNNNNNNNNNNNNNNNNNNNNNNNNNNNNNNNNNNNNNNNNNNNNNNNNNNNNNNNNNNNNNNNNNNNNNNNNNNNNNNNNNNNNNNNNNNNNNNNNNNNNNNNNNNNNNNNNNNNNNNNNNNNNNNNNNNNNNNNNNNNNNNNNNNNNNNNNNNNNNNNNNNNNNNNNNNNNNNNNNNNNNNNNNNNNNNNNNNNNNNNNNNNNNNNNNNNNNNNNNNNNNNNNNNNNNNNNNNNNNNNNNNNNNNNNNNNNNNNNNNNNNNNNNNNNNNNNNNNNNNNNNNNNNNNNNNNNNNNNNNNNNNNNNNNNNNNNNNNNNNNNNNNNNNNNNNNNNNNNNNNNNNNNNNNNNNNNNNNNNNNNNNNNNNNNNNNNNNNNNNNNNNNNNNNNNNNNNNNNNNNNNNNNNNNNNNNNNNNNNNNNNNNNNNNNNNNNNNNNNNNNNNNNNNNNNNNNNNNNNNNNNNNNNNNNNNNNNNNNNNNNNNNNNNNNNNNNNNNNNNNNNNNNNNNNNNNNNNNNNNNNNNNNNNNNNNNNNNNNNNNNNNNNNNNNNNNNNNNNNNNNNNNNNNNNNNNNNNNNNNNNNNNNNNNNNNNNNNNNNNNNNNNNNNNNNNNNNNNNNNNNNNNNNNNNNNNNNNAATTCAGCCCCATTGTCTTTTGGAGTTACTCCACCAAAGAGGGATGATAACCGTAGTCGAACACCGTCAAGGGAAGGAACGCCTGTATCACGACAAGCAAATTCAGTCGATGTTAAGAGAATGAAGCGCATGTTTAAGAATGCTGCCGAAGAGAATATACAGAACATCAAAGCATATGTTACTGGACTGAAAGAACGTGTGGCAAAGCTGCAATACCAGAAGCAGCTTCTTGTTTGCCAGGTCAGTTTAAACTTGTGACTTGTGCTcattcatgttttaatttgtcATATTCGCCTTTGGATGGAAACTTTGCCCAGTGCTTTCAGATGCAGGAAGCAGTAACTTAAAATCTGTCAATGTTAGGTGTTAGAACTGGAGGCAAACGAGACAGGTCCTGCTTCAGAGTCCGATGCAACCGATGAATCTCAGATGGATTGGCCCTTGTGTTTTGAAGAGCAGAGAAAGCAAATCATAATGTTATGGCATCTGTGCCACATCTCAATCATTCACAGGACACAGTTCTACATGTTATTCAAAGGAGATCCAGCTGATCAAATATACATGGAAGTTGAGCTCCGCAGGCTGACATGGCTCGAACAGCACTTGGCCGAGCTTGGGAATGCGAGTCCTGCATTGCNNNNNNNNNNNNNNNNNNNNNNNNNNNNNNNNNNNNNNNNNNNNNNNNNNNNNNNNNNNNNNNNNNNNNNNNNNNNNNNNNNNNNNNNNNNNNNNNNNNNNNNNNNNNNNNNNNNNNNNNNNNNNNNNNNNNNNNNNNNNNNNNNNNNNNNNNNNNNNNNNNNNNNNNNNNNNNNNNNNNNNNNNNNNNNNNNNNNNNNNNNNNNNNNNNNNNNNNNNNNNNNNNNNNNNNNNNNNNNNNNNNNNNNNNNNNNNNNNNNNNNNNNNNNNNNNNNNNNNNNNNNNNNNNNNNNNNNNNNNNNNNNNNNNNNNNNNNNNNNNNNNNNNNNNNNNNNNNNNNNNNNNNNNNNNNNNNNNNNNNNNNNNNNNNNNNNNNNNNNNNNNNNNNNNNNNNNNNNNNNNNNNNNNNNNNNNNNNNNNNNNNNNNNNNNNNNNNNNNNNNNNNNNNNNNNNNNNNNNNNNNNNNNNNNNNNNNNNNNNNNNNNNNNNNNNNNNNNNNNNNNNNNNNNN from Camelina sativa cultivar DH55 chromosome 9, Cs, whole genome shotgun sequence encodes:
- the LOC104715199 gene encoding kinesin-like protein KIN-7B, with product MMGPPRTPLSKIDRVNNPYTPGGSKVTEEKILVTIRMRPLNSREHAKYDLIAWECPDDQTIVFKNPNPERPATKYSFDKVFEPTCATQEVYEGGSRDVALSALAGTNATIFAYGQTSSGKTFTMRGVTESVVKDIYEHIRNTQERRFVLKVSALEIYNETVVDLLNRDSGYLRLLDDPEKGTIVENLVEKVVESRQHLQHLIRTCEDHRQVGETALNDQSSRSHQIIRLTIQSSLREIAGCVQSFMATLNLVDLAGSERACQTNADGLRLKEGSHINRSLLTLTTVIRKLSSGRRSDHVPYRDSKLTRILQNSLGGNARTAIICTISPALSHVEQTKKTLSFAMSAKEVTNCAKVNMVVSDKKLLKHLQQKVAKLESELRSPESSSSTCLKSLLIEKEMKIQQMEYEMKELKRQRDIAQSELDLERKAKELKGSNECETISQVARCLSYHTEEESIPSNSAPKSRRTTRGRRKDNVRQSLTSADPTALVQEIRLLEKHQKKLGEEANQALELIHKEVTSHKLGDQQAAEKVAKMLSEIRDMQKSNLITEEIVVGDKANLKEEITRLNSQEIGALEKKLETVQNTIDMLVSSFQTDEQTSAPLSFGVTPPKRDDNRSRTPSREGTPVSRQANSVDVKRMKRMFKNAAEENIQNIKAYVTGLKERVAKLQYQKQLLVCQVLELEANETGPASESDATDESQMDWPLCFEEQRKQIIMLWHLCHISIIHRTQFYMLFKGDPADQIYMEVELRRLTWLEQHLAELGNASPALVFTSICLSLVYSIRALKQEREYLAKRVNTKLGAEEREMLYLKWDVPPVGKQRRHQFINKLWTDPHNMHHVRESAEIVAKLVGFCDSGENIRKEMFELNFASPSDKKTWMMGWNFISNLLHL